The nucleotide window GAAGAAGCTCAGATTAAAAAATAGTTTAGGTAATACCTACCAAGACTTTGAACCAATTGACCCAAGCGAGGTTCGTTATTACCACTGTGGTCCAACTCCCTATGATTATGCTCATATTGGTAACTTCCGGAGTTTTTTATTTGCTGATATCTTAATCAGAACCTTGAAGCTTGCGGGGTACAAGGCTACTAGTGTGATTAATATTACAGATATTGATGATAAGCTAATAGCAAAAGCAAAATCTGAATTAGATGATCAGGCTAGTGATTCGGATATCCTGATTAGGGTTAAGCAAATTGCTAGATATTATGCAAGTATCTTTTTTGAAGATTTAGAAAAACTAAATATCAGTAAGTCCAGCTTTAGCCAAATTGTCTGGGCTACCGAACATATTGCCAAAATGCAAACCATGATCTTGGATCTAGTAGAGCAGAAGCTAGCATACCCTGGCACTGATGGAATATACTTTGATATTCGCGCTTATATTCAACAGGGACACAGGTATGGGCAACTTGTTGACTTAGATCTATCAAATCTAGAGATAAATGTGATAGAAGATGAGTATGATAAGGAGGATGTTGCTGATTTTGCGTTATGGAAATTTCAAGTAGACAATCAGCCTGCTTGGGATTTCGTTTTAGGAAATGGAATTAATCTTCGAGGACGTCCCGGATGGCATATTGAATGTTCGGCAATGAGCACTGAATACCTAGGAGATTATTTTGATTTACACACTGGTGGGGAGGATCTCAAGTTTCCTCATCACGAGAATGAAATAGCCCAGTGTCAAGGTAAACAGGCTAAGTATTATTTGCATAATGCAATGTTGATGGTTGAAGGTCACAAGATGAGTAAAAGTCTTGGCAATATTGTCAAGCTTGCAGATCTGGAAGATCCTTTGGCTTTTCGTTACCAGGTACTTAGTACGCACTATAGCTCGATTATGGATTTTAGTGAGAATGCTCATCAAGCTTCGATTCAAGCACTTCATAATTTTCGGATTAAATATAGCAAGGTTCTATATGCCAATAAAGAGCTGGTCAACAAGCCTTCTTGTGCTATTAGTGCAGTATTAGATGCTGGTATTGTAGAGAAATTTTATCAAGATTTTAGTGAAGCAATGTATGATGATCTTGCTACTCCTAGAGCTTTGGCTAGCTTAGCAAAATTAATCAAAACAGATAGTCTAGATCCTGTACTATTAAAAGCAATTGCCTGGGCGGATCAATTGCTCGGTTTAGATCTGACAATTGACTATCAAGCATTTAACGAGCAAGAGATTAGATTGATTGATAAACGTAATAATTCTAGACTCAAGGCAAATTATCAAACTTCTGATCAGCTCAAAGATGATTTATCTAGTAATCATAATATTGATTCAATTGATCTGAGTTCTGAGTTAAGTCTTTATTATCGTAAGGTAGTTTTATGAGAAAGCTTTTTTTTCAAGGCATCAAAGGGGCTGGTCAGGCAAATTTAGCCTTGATTGCTAAACGTTTGGGATATCAAGTGCTGGGTTCGGATACCAGTCAGCATTTTATTACTGATCAAATGCTCAAGGAGGCTAAAATCAAGGTGATTGATTTAGATCAAATTAATCTAGAATCAGCAGATAGCCTAATCTATTCAGCAGCTCATGATGGCTTAATGAGTTTACAAGGTCAGGAAGCTAATAGGTTGGGTATTGATTTGATTCATCAGTCGGAGTTTATTCACTTGCTCGAGCAGCAGTTTGAGATGTCAATTGCAGTTGCTGGCACTCATGGCAAGACAGGGACTACTTCGCTTTTGGCTTTTGTCTTGGAGAAGCTGGAGCCAAAGATAGCTTACATGATTGGATCAAGTGCCAGCAAGATGCCGAGTGGTCACTATGGAGGCAAAGAGTATTTTGTCTATGAGGCAGATGAATATGGGGTAATGCCTCCAGTAGATTTGCGCTCCAAACTGGATCTGATCAATCCAGATACTTGCCTAGTTACCTCAATTGATTTTGATCATCCAGATG belongs to Candidatus Saccharibacteria bacterium and includes:
- the cysS gene encoding cysteine--tRNA ligase, yielding KKLRLKNSLGNTYQDFEPIDPSEVRYYHCGPTPYDYAHIGNFRSFLFADILIRTLKLAGYKATSVINITDIDDKLIAKAKSELDDQASDSDILIRVKQIARYYASIFFEDLEKLNISKSSFSQIVWATEHIAKMQTMILDLVEQKLAYPGTDGIYFDIRAYIQQGHRYGQLVDLDLSNLEINVIEDEYDKEDVADFALWKFQVDNQPAWDFVLGNGINLRGRPGWHIECSAMSTEYLGDYFDLHTGGEDLKFPHHENEIAQCQGKQAKYYLHNAMLMVEGHKMSKSLGNIVKLADLEDPLAFRYQVLSTHYSSIMDFSENAHQASIQALHNFRIKYSKVLYANKELVNKPSCAISAVLDAGIVEKFYQDFSEAMYDDLATPRALASLAKLIKTDSLDPVLLKAIAWADQLLGLDLTIDYQAFNEQEIRLIDKRNNSRLKANYQTSDQLKDDLSSNHNIDSIDLSSELSLYYRKVVL